The following DNA comes from Castanea sativa cultivar Marrone di Chiusa Pesio chromosome 10, ASM4071231v1.
GTAAAGGGAACCAACAAGTCCAACGCTATCTCCGTTGAACGCTACTCTGAGAACAGAGACCTTCAACTTGCTATCATGCTTTCTCTGCTCAAATCACCACCCAATTCTCAATCCTTCATCAACCTCGATGATCAtcttgatgatgatggtgatgatgatgatgatgaactCCGAGTTCTTATgttcaaacccaaaattcaaaattggcGACGAACAACTTCAACTTCAACTTCTGGTCCTCTTTTGGAAACTGGGcagtcttcttcttcaaaacCCAACAATCAAAATAGCTCCTTTGAGTTTCTCTGTGAAATTTGCGCGGAACCCAAGAGTGGGAATGAGAGTTTTAGCATTAAGGGCTGTGATCATGCGTATTGTACAGAGTGTATGGCCATGTACGTGGCTTCCAAGCTTCAAGACAACATTACCGCTATACGTTGTCCTGTACCAGAATGTGTAGAAGGCTTGTTGGAGCCAGAGCAATGTCGTTCTATTCTTCCCAAGGATGTGTTTGATAGGTGGGGTAACGCTTTGTGTGAGGCTGTTATTCCTGCTTCACAAAAGTTTTATTGTCCCTTTAAGGATTGCTCGGCTTTGTTGCTTGATGACACCAGTGAGAGTGGAGATAGTATAAGGGAGTCTCACTGTCCCTATTGTTATAGAATGTTTTGTGCACAGTGTAAGGTTCCTTGGCATTCAGATATTGACTGCGACCAGTTCCAGAAATTGCATCAgaatgagagagaaagggaagatATCATGTTATTGAACCTTGCCCAGAACAAGAGTTGGAGTAGGTGTCCAAGTTGCAGATTCTATGTTGATAAAAATCAAGGCTGCATGTTTATCAAATGCAGGTcctcatttctttctttatattgcTAATTCCTTCAGATAGATGAATTAAACTTGTTAGTTAGTATGTTTGGGTTGCTTTGCCACTTCTTGCATATTCAGTATTGTCTACCATATGCCAATTTTCATTCCATAATCTAGAATTCTAGATAAATATTTCAGCTGATGCTTACCTAGAGATTAATCAAGGCAACAAGTCCAACTTATATATCCCCTTGCAAGCCTAGTGAAACTTACCACAAACACTGATGCACAAATAGTTTGGATTTCTAGAAATATGATTTTGTGCAGAGGTTTGTGGTTGGACTTTGGAGTATCATTTGTCGCTTAAAATGAGGAGTAATAGCCTTTCTTGAACCATTTTCCTGGTTAACAATAGTGTTTATGCAAAACTTTTTGTTTATAATCCTTTTATGTCTTTGTTCCTCAAAATGTCTATTTAGGAGCAtggttctttaattttttatagggATAAACTTAGGTTCAATTACTAAGTGTTAAATCTTAGGTTtccaaattaaattcaacctCAGGGTTGTATTGATCAATGCAGCAGTATTATCTTCTCCCATTACCGGTTGACAGTGTAGTTCATTGGCCAATGTGACCAtgtgattaaatttaattgggtaaCCTATGGTACAGCACCTAAGGAACTATACCTAggtaccccccccccccccccccaacacacacacataatttcCTTTATGATTGATAAACTTTTAGTTAGGTGCAGATTTTGTATATCATGTGTAATTGATGAGTTAATGTTCTTGTCCACTTACAGTCTCAATCTATAGATTAAATTCCTACCTTACTCTATAAACGATAAAGTTGTTATTTAATTAAGGACATTAGGCGTGTATTGACCCTATTCTTGATGTATTACCTGCACAATCACTACAATTATTTTCAACTGGTATTTTTCTATGAAGTCTTGAATGAAAATAACTTTCTTTTTGTGTATTATCACAGGTGTGGAATCGAATTCTGTTACAGATGTGGAACTGCAACAACTCGCTCTCATTTTTGTGCAAAGTGTAAATGTTAGTGGTTAGGAGACGGATTTGTGCTTCATTCCACAATGGTCTTTGTATAGATATATTGGGAATTGTCATTTAGTGGATGGCAAAAAGCTAGATCTTTTTTGcctgaaaatattataattagtgCTGGATAATATTTGAATAATATTTATCTTTTCTAAAGGACCTCAAAGATGATACCTTGACCTTCTTGAAGGACATCTAGATTATCTTACTACCAAACCAAGTATaaaaatctctttttattttattttttggtggctTGTTATTGCTTGTTTGTTGAGAATTTATAAGCAACCCGATACTCACAATGGATGTTGTCTGGGACTAGTTTATCCATGTTGGCACTCACAATTCCAATTTATCTACCTGGTTCAAGTTCTAGTTTCAGATTATGTGCCAAATTGGTCTTATTTGAGATAAAGGAATTTTGAGTTCCTCCACAAACTTGGCATTGAAGTCTGCACCACTTAGATTCCCCATCATCTATGAATCAGTATTATCAACCACAACCACAGGATCATTACTTCTGAACTGCACAATGTTCATTTGCAACAATAGCAGAGGTTGCTGCCCAGGAGTCACGTTAGTCATTCTGTTTTCCTATTGACAGGTAATTATTTACAAGAACAGGAgattatttgtcttttttttagaCCAGGAGCGAAAGAATAGTCCTTATACTTCTTTGTGTCCTTCTGTTTGAAGGAATAGATTATCTAGTACACATTTCTTGTCTCTTAACCCCTTACCCCTTCCTGGTGATGATTGCATTCTTGGGATTGATTTTCCACCTATGCTCATTTTAATTTCATGTTCTCagcagtgtgtgtgtgtgtgagtgtgacGTGTTGTTGGTTGAAGTCCATTTATAAGGCCACTGATTAGTCTGTGAGGTAATGGTCATCACATATCAGGCCGAGGACAACTTCATGTTTGGCTCGACATTTTAAGTGTTGCTTGTGATGCATGCTTTTTGATGGTCCTTCCTGATGAATTGCTTTAAAGAAATGGTTGCCAATATTTAATTGTGATTGTTGGGCTCTTCTTTACAAAGGTTCCATAAgttatcacacacacacacacacacacacatatataactGTGATTGTAATTAGCAAGCTAAAGTCTTTTCTCATTTATAATTAccattttacttataaaatatatatatatatatatatatatatatatatatatatatatattaacaagcTGAAGTCTAAGTGGCTCTTGATTCTGACTTCTGAGACAGTTGTTAAGTTGATCCAGACTTTGCTTTGAAATGcttatattttaagaaaaaaaaaaatacaaagtatgATGTTACTTACAAAATTCAAGTTGACGTCATATTGGGCACTTTTGCACTCTTAAGTAAAAACAATAACTTTTTTAACTGGCACCTATAAGAATAAGCTGTATGATTTATTTAATTCCAAGGAACTCTTAAACTTCCTTTGCTCTGAACCTAGGAAATATGACGTTTGTTACGCAAGTCCATGGACTTTTTTTATTATGCTAGGGTATCTGTGTGGTATCAGTTTGATGAAGGCTGGTTTGAGATTGGAATGCTTGGACAATGTAAGTTACTTAGAGTAATTTAGGAAATGCAAACTCTTCAAGACACACACTCTTGGTATGATACCTCTCAGGTAAGTGTTCATTCAATGCTCCAAAAACTGATTATAAAGTAGTAGGCTTGGTGCATTTATAGCCATCAAGGCAGGCTGCTATTGGTTGGCTGGTTTGTTGCACTTGTTGCTCTTTGATTAGCgtacaataaaaattttctaactaACTAACCAGCCCTAACTGAGTGATCTTACCACTTCCTTATCACTAACTGTTTTATTTCATGGATACACTATCAATCTTTTACAAGAGATCTAATACTAAGAATGCATCATATTACAAGTGCTGCAAGGCAAAGCAACCACATAATGAACAATAGTCCAGCACTGTTATATATCTTGACTGCACTGCATCATGACTTAGCTGCATTAGCTTCATAGCTACAGCAGCATGCTCAGTAACCACTTGCAAACACTAGGAATGCACTGCAAGTCTGCATCACAGTCCCCTGTCATACATAATCATTCTTTTCCCTGAAATCATTGTAACAGAATGAGTCAAACTTGGTCTCCAAAGGTGCATAATAATACAAAAGAAAGGTCAAGTACTTCTCTGAATGTTGATAAACATGCAATCTGTGGGCTGCATGTTTGAGTTGATTGGACCTTTTTTTACTAAATGGAAACCTTGAGTTCCTTGACATTCGAAACAATggtattgattattttaatgtggTATGTTTGCTCTTTTATATTAGTTTGTTATGGGTATTCCTTTGGTACTGTCTATATTTGTATCATGATTAATACTTAAAAAGTATGTTAGGAAGTGGTTGATTTTTTAGGATAGAAATACCTTGTGCTTGTGGTTTAGCAGTCTAATCAACTGGTTGTAATGTCTATAATTTATTCTATAACTAGTGCTTATACTATTTtctgattattattttttcttggttttgtaGCATTTAGATATCTTCCATATTTCAAGGCTCTGAATTTTAAGCTTGATATCTTTAAGATCATTTGTCAATAGCTATAAAGTAAGTGATTTAAAATGTCTTTTCATTtcggggtttttttttttttttttttgacgaaCTTTGTGGGGTTTCTAAATGAAAGTGAGTTGATTTATTTTGGTGTGCGTTTGGGATTGCTTAAAAAGCTatcttttttttactattcaagttatttttgctattattcaagaatctcattgcactttttagtactattcataggctcaactatactatttcagctaccttttagctttatctatagtactttcagtaaaaagttttcagtttcagttaaATAAGCTATTCCCAAACAAACACTTGAGCTGAAGCTTAAGaataaatcatttgattttatttttttacctaaaGGGTAAGCTGTAATTGTCAAGTTGATGTAACTACAGCATACAAGATGATAGTGAGCCTAGGCTTAACATCAACCCAATTAGTAACCACTAGGCTGATCCTGTTCTAGTCTCCATAGGATTCATTTGTTGAGCTTGAGTTGGGTCAAGACTTCAAATGTGAAAAGCACACATCAAATATGGCACTAATGATTTTGAGGCATGAGAATGCCTTTTGTCCTGTGGATcacataaattttaatttcaaatccaATTCTGGCAATCTTAAAGATTTCATCAGCTAAAAATGGAGCTGTGTCAGTTTCTTGAAAATGAGTATGAAATTCTTTTTGGACTCCTCACCCATGCCTTCTGTTCTAGCCCCCAATATTTCGTACAATTCACTGATTCAGTCCCTAAGGAATCTTCAAAATGTGCAAGGCCACTTCCCTTCTTTTTGTttaaccttctctctctctctctctctctctctctctctcttttaaatatatatcttaaattattgaaattttcttctttttgcagGGCCTGCTTAAACCAAGTTATATCTTGTTGATATAATGTTATGGTATTCACTTAATTTGACACAATTACCGAAACCATATTAACTATCATCAACTTGAAAATTGTACGTCTGTTCTCCATAGTTCTATTCTTAGCTAATGCAggtctcccccccccccccccccctcctcttAAACTCAACTAGCTCATGCATTGCCTCATttgtttttgaaacattttcCTTGTCTTTCTTTGCTTGCCTATGTATCACTCTCTGTGTTTTTAAATCAGCTGATCCACTCAAGGAAGTTGCTTCACCACTACAAAATTAAACTTCTTTTGAGTCTCTTACATATAGGCTTTTGATCTATACATCTTTGTAGtgattatcttttttttttgataaataagaaGGATctgtataaattttaaaaaaaataaaaaataaaaaactactttGTGCAAA
Coding sequences within:
- the LOC142612851 gene encoding E3 ubiquitin-protein ligase HEL1; the protein is MAAPSPSPSPPPPNDPFIFGSSSSSSNQGAKLIPKRKRHHQQIDQEQKIMDVVEVNDDDDDDDVVVLKKTTSDKGVVKGTNKSNAISVERYSENRDLQLAIMLSLLKSPPNSQSFINLDDHLDDDGDDDDDELRVLMFKPKIQNWRRTTSTSTSGPLLETGQSSSSKPNNQNSSFEFLCEICAEPKSGNESFSIKGCDHAYCTECMAMYVASKLQDNITAIRCPVPECVEGLLEPEQCRSILPKDVFDRWGNALCEAVIPASQKFYCPFKDCSALLLDDTSESGDSIRESHCPYCYRMFCAQCKVPWHSDIDCDQFQKLHQNEREREDIMLLNLAQNKSWSRCPSCRFYVDKNQGCMFIKCRCGIEFCYRCGTATTRSHFCAKCKC